In Haematobia irritans isolate KBUSLIRL chromosome 1, ASM5000362v1, whole genome shotgun sequence, a genomic segment contains:
- the LOC142221733 gene encoding mitochondrial import inner membrane translocase subunit Tim22 → MNLGIPPPRDSNTKAQFFENPELDSMAKHFIGNMQRYRENVVIPKSNGPVQIKTNEEKMIEKAVESCTFKSITSCVMGYGLGAAIGLFTASVNPNMMDPLANERKQTAREIFREMRATTHSYAKNFALIGCVFSAVECAIESERGVTDWRNGTYAGAVTGGLIGLRAGVKAGIIGAAGFAAFSTAIDYYMRGR, encoded by the exons ATGAATTTGGGCATACCTCCACCTCGCGATTCCAATACTAAAGCCCAGTTTTTCGAGAATCCCGAATTGGATTCTATGGCCAAGCATTTTATTGGCAACATGCAAAG ATATCGAGAGAATGTTGTTATTCCTAAGAGCAATGGACCTgttcaaattaaaacaaacgaagaaaaaatgattgaaaaggCTGTTGAAAGTTGCACTTTTAAATCCATAACATCTTGTGTAATGG GTTATGGATTGGGTGCCGCTATTGGTCTCTTTACTGCATCGGTTAATCCCAATATGATGGACCCATTGGCAAATGAACGCAAACAAACAGCTCGAGAGATTTTTCGAGAAATGAGAGCAACAACACACTCGTATGCTAAGAATTTTGCATTGATTGGCTGTGTTTTCTCAGCCGttgaatgtgctatagaaagt GAGCGTGGTGTTACTGATTGGCGTAATGGTACCTATGCAGGAGCTGTTACTGGCGGACTTATTGGTTTGAGAGCCGGAGTCAAGGCTGGAATTATTGGTGCAGCGGGTTTTGCAGCTTTCTCAACAGCCATTGATTACTACATGCGCGGAAGATAA
- the LOC142221735 gene encoding uncharacterized protein LOC142221735 — MPYEKFNKKRRQWEDNGVLELIKLWKVCAYELRTIKRNGHLYVAMAKQLTGLGVPVTALEVHFKVNNLTQRYRQEQKTFEATGIISTWKFYSQVDDVFKSLGQTGYTKDKRIMTPASNASSLPSSSESPVWKNQMSQQEFNSNNSEGFYKSEYGMHRHFIDHSQAQANGGAGGATGTADVNFMANTAAAAAAVAAASRLNETNQMDQLNAAASAASSNNATNGGVLNYNKIKKSPDDYDKFVDIVKNIVDAHKSTPDKVDTFGDFIKSYIRRWPDRIQDEAINHITNYIIVKNMEHTMHSNIDGVNNRQ, encoded by the exons ATGCCT tatgaaaaattcaataaaaagcgtAGACAATGGGAGGATAATGGTGTATTGGAATTGATCAAATTATGGAAAGTCTGTGCATATGAACTGCGCACAATTAAACGCAATGGCCATCTCTACGTGGCTATGGCAAAGCAATTAACCGGTCTTGGAGTACCAGTAACAGCATTAGAAGTTCATTTCAAAGTAAATAATTTAACCCAACGGTATCGCCAAGAACAGAAAACATTTGAAGCAACTGGCATCATAAGCACATGGAAATTTTATAGTCAGGTGGATGATGTTTTTAAGAGTTTGGGTCAAACCGGATATACAAA AGATAAACGTATTATGACACCAGCGTCGAATGCTAGCAGCTTACCTTCTTCATCCGAGTCACCAGTTTGGAAAAATCAAATGTCTCAACAAGAGTTTAATAGTAATAATTCCGAGGGATTTTACAA aTCGGAATATGGAATGCATCGGCATTTTATTGACCATTCGCAGGCACAAGCCAATGGAGGCGCTGGTGGCGCTACTGGCACTGCTGATGTCAATTTTATGGCAAACACAGCTGCCGCCGCAGCTGCCGTGGCCGCTGCTTCACGTCTCAATGAAACCAATCAAATGGATCAGTTAAATGCTGCTGCATCGGCAGCATCATCAAATAACGCCACAAATGGCGGTGTCCTCAACTATAACAAAATCAAGAAGTCACCGGATGACTACGATAAATTTGTTGACATAgtcaaaaatattgttgatGCCCATAAAAGTACTCCGGATAAAGTGGATACATTCGGTGACTTCATTAAATCGTACATACGACGTTGGCCGGATCGTATTCAAGATGAAGCTATTAATCACATCACAAACTatataattgttaagaatatgGAGCATACCATGCACTCGAACATTGATGGCGTTAATAATCGACAATAA
- the Gos28 gene encoding golgi SNAP receptor complex member Gos28 — MVVSNYDALRKQARLLENEIDLKLVAFSKIGGSSSGHTSNSNADTSPLLGESLFDSLSEEIAQMLDKLSSINESMAELPTTGAAAIHTLQRHREILQGYRQEFNKISANHTMRLEREELLRGSGLNSPSISGLSRRDMYLKESSHINSSNTLVNDQINIAIETREHLLSQRHAFKRMQTRFNDISNRFPLISSLIQRINIKKKRDALILGAVIGLCVILLLIYAFN; from the exons ATGGTAGTGTCCAATTATGACG CACTGCGAAAACAGGCCCGTTTGTTGGAAAATGAAATCGATCTCAAATTGGTGGCTTTCAGTAAAATAGGCGGTAGCTCGTCTGGTCATACGAGCAATAGCAATGCAGATACTTCGCCTTTGCTGGGTGAATCCCTTTTTGATTCCCTTTCGGAAGAAATAGCACAAATGCTGGATAAA CTCTCATCCATTAATGAGTCCATGGCTGAATTACCAACAACAGGTGCTGCTGCTATTCATACATTACAACGTCATCGCGAAATATTACAAGGATATAGGCAAGAATTTAACAAAATAAGCGCCAATCACACAATGCGATTAGAACGTGAAGAACTTCTTAGAGGTTCAGGTTTGAACAGCCCGTCAATATCAGGACTCAGTAGACGTGACATGTATTTGAAAGAGAGTTCCCATATTAATAG CTCCAATACTTTGGTTAATGATCAGATTAATATCGCTATTGAGACTAGGGAGCATTTGCTATCACAACGTCATGCGTTTAAACGAATGCAGACCCGCTTTAATGATATTTCAAACCGTTTTCCTCTAATATCAAG TTTGATTCAGCGTAtcaatattaagaaaaaacGTGATGCCCTAATACTTGGCGCTGTCATTGGACTTTGCGTAATATTATTGTTAATATatgctttcaattaa